In Blastococcus saxobsidens DD2, the genomic stretch CCGCCAGAAACCGCCACCAGCGCAGCAGCGCGAGCGCGTAGGACCGCACGCTGCCGGTGGCAGCGCCGCTGGCCAGCAATGAGCACAGGTAGTCCGCGATCGCCGGCACCGGCACCCCCGCAGCGTCGAGCACCGCCACCCCGGGCAGCTCGTCGCTCACCCGGATCCCGCCAACCGCGGCCACCGTCAACCCCGTCACGTCCCGTGACGGATCACACTCCCCGGCCCTCGCCACAGCGGCTCCTCCCCACATCGGTGGAGAGAGCGCAGCAGCCAACCAGCCCGGATGATCGCAACCGAACCCGCGACGGCGAGTCCGCTGCGCGCGAACCGGCCGCGCACGCTCACCGACCCGGCTTGGTGCGGTCAATAGGTCGTGGGCGAGGGTCTTCACCGCCTGCGCGTCGGCGACATCCGGACGCACCCTGACCGTACGGGCGGCCGGGTCGGAGAGGCCGTTGGCCTGCCCGCAGTCCTCGCGGGTGAGCGTGTAGCCGTGGCCGGCGATCTGGGAGGCCAGCGCGTCCCACAGGGCGGCGGGGGCGTCACCGGTCAGCAGCTCGGGGACGATGTCGGGCAGCGGGTCGCCCTCGGTCTGGGAGATGTCGAAGACGTGCGCGACGCGGAACCCGCGCAGCACCCGCGCCCCGGCCGGCCGGTCGGCGTCCCCACCGGAAGGCTCCCCCGCCGCCCCCGGGGCGGGTGCGGCCAGGTCGGCGCTTGCCTTCTTGGGCGTGTAGGTGCAGGGGGCCAGGACCGCGAGCCCGGTGGACCCCTTGAGCACGCTGCGGCCCAGCGCCTTCCAGGTGCCGAACCCGGCGACCCGGGTCGGGCTGATGCCCAGCCGGGCGGCCTGCAGCCCGATCAACAGCTGGTTGCCCAGGCTGTAGGTGTGGAACTTCGCGGCGGCATCGAGCATCGCCCGCCACTGCGGATCGGCGGTGAGCGCCTCGACCTGCTCGCCGATCTGGTCATGCAGGGCGGCGATCCTCGCCGCCCGGGCGGCGTCGGCTGCCTCCCGCTGCGCCGGACTCAGCTTCGACCGCCGACTCCGGCTCCCCCTGCTGCCCGTGCCGTTGGCCGCGCTGCTGCGTGTGCTGCTGATGGTGGTGGTCATCTGGACCCTCCCGGAGCTGGAGCCGAAACCGGTACGGGAGGAACTGCGGAACGGGTGTTCTGCCACCCATTCCCCCGGCCCGTCCGGCACAGAGCTCTGCTCAGGGGCCGGGAGCGACGGCGGGGGACGACCGGACCAAGACTGCTTCCGCAGCGGAGCGCCCGAAGGGCGGAAGGATCTTGGTCCGGTCGGGAGGAGACGGCGCGGGAGGCCCCTACGCTGAGCTGCCGGACGGGTCGGGGGATCAGCATGCACAGCCCGCCGCAGGCGGACCTTGACGACGGCGCAGCCGGCGCCACGCGCAGCGTGGCCCGAAGGGTGCCCCTGGCCCGGCCCAGCGTTTGCGGCACGACGACGTCGACGGCGTCCCCACCGGCCGGGGAGTTTCGGTGACCCGACACATCGCGGAGGCCCCTGGCGGACCAGTCACGGGCTCCGCGGTCTCGCCGTGCCCCGGGTGCGGTGTCCAGCGCCATGAGTCGAGGATGGCCAGGCCGGCGCCCGCCCGAGGGTGTCCGTCCGGATGTTGTGGACAGCATCCGTTGTCCACAGGAACCGATAGCGCAGGAGCGTTCCGATGCTCACGGCCTGCAACGGCTGACTGGAGGCCCCCAGGTCAGCAGCGGACCTCCTGTAGTCCTCCTGTCCGTAGCGGGGCTGGTCGGGCCGGCTGTCGCCGGCCTACCGGAGAACGTGCTTCACAAGCGCGGGCGGCGCAGGGCGGTTGGGGACAGCGTCGCGGCGGACAACCCGGGCATCGGCCGGAGGGGAACTGACGGCCGTCCCGGGCGACTGCCTATCGGGACCGGGCCGACCCCAGCCGCAGTACGGGGGCTGCCGCCCGCTGTCCCGGCGCCGCCTCCCAGCGTCGGCAGACGAAGGCTCTCCGCCGCTGGCAGATGACGCCAGCGGCGGCCGCTACAGGAGAACAACCGGAGATCGTCAGACAAGGCTGACTGTGAAGTGTCACCACCGGGCCCGAAATAGCGCCTTCTGTGGTGAAGGCACCGCCCACCACCGATGACCCCCGGGAGCCAGCCATGCCCGACCCCACCGCCGAACACGAGCCCGAGCTGCTCACCATCACCGAAGCTGCGGACGTGCTCCGCGCACCCGTCGCCACCCTCCGGTACTGGCGACACCTCGGCACCGGCCCGAACAGCTTCCGCCTCGGCCGGCGCGTCCTCTACCGCCGCGCCGACCTGCGCTCCTGGATCGACGCACAAGCAGACCAGTCCACGCGCCGATAGCCCCGCGCCTCCGGAGAGCGGCTCGACCGGGCGCGGGCCCCTTCCGACTTCCGGCACACGGTGAGGCCCTGTGGCCACCCCCCGTGTGTGGACAACGACGGCCGTCCACAGAACCGACCGGGACAAGCCAGCGGCAGCGCCGCAACGGCGACGCTGCTCACACGCACCGAGAGGAGCAGCGATGGGATGGATGGGCCCGGTCGTGGACGACCAGGAGCACGAGGGCTGGGTGGTGCCGCTGTTCGCCGACGGCGCGCAAGGCGCCGGCACCAGCAGCGCCCGCGGTGTGCTGGTCGCCCGCCAACCCGACGACAGGCCGTGCAACGGCGACCGGGTGCGGCTGACCTACCGCGACGGCTCCACCGCCGAGGGCGTCTGGCAGGACGGCACGCTGATCCGCGGCGACGGGATCGTGCATGCCCACACCAGCGGCCAGGTTCGCCGTGAGGTAGTGGAGCAGGCCGAGGAGTGGCGCCCGGACGCGGAGGTGGTCGGCTGGGTCGCCGGCTGCACCTGCGGCTGGCGCGGCACTCCTTGGGCCCGCGTCACCGCATGGGAGCTGGCCGACCCGGCGGCGCGGCGGCTAGCCGTAGCCGGCCCGTGGGCCGATCTGGAGGCCGCCGACGAGACGCGGGTCATGCGCGAGTGGCGCCGGCACATCGCCGGATGGCAAGCCCTCGAAGACGTCGAGGCGGCCGCCGCCCGGCAGGCCGCCGCCGCCCGCGCGCTGGACGAGGCTGTACGTGCCGCAGTCGCAGCCGGAGCCTCGTGGGCCGACATCGGCCGAGCCACCGGCCTGACCGGCCGGTCGGCCACCGAGCGATGGTCCGCCCGTGGCTGAGCAGGCGACCGGCCAGCCCGGACCGAGCGGGGGAACCCCGCCGGGGCAGCGGACCGTGCTTGTCGTCGACCTCGATGGGGAGCCGCTGGCGCCGCTGCGCGCCCTGGAAGAGATCCTGCTGCGCCTGGGCACCTGGGAAGACGACGACGACCGGCGTGATCCGGACACCACCCCGGAGCCGCTGAGGGTGCCGCCGCCGCTGGCCGGCCGGATAGCGCTCGCCGCCGTGCAGCGCCTGCTCACCGCCCTGGCGCCCAGCCAGTCCCGGGGACCCGGGTGCGGCCGGCTGCTCGCCCCGGACGGCCGCTACGAGCACGCGCCGATGACCGCGCTCATCCTGCCCGCCGCCGACATCGACCTTCTCTCCGCAACCGCCGCCGCCCTCGGCCACCCCCGGCTGGACTCCGACATCGCCGAGCTGGTCGACGCCCACGCCGAGCAGCTCGCCGACACTTACCGCCGGGCCGACCGCACAGACCTGGTCTCGCTCCTCGCACGGCTGGCCGATCTGCTCGACCTCTCCCCCACCGACGACACCCGACTACTCAGCGCCCGGCTGCAGGGGACCCCGCCTGCCACCGACTGCGTGCTCAGCGACGCCGAGGAGGCCGCCCACGCCCGCACCGGAACCTGTCAAGCCGGTTGAGACAAGATCGCGTTAGTTGTTCTGGATGAGGGCCTCCCTGCTGGGCTGGTTGATCCAGGCGGCGGTCGGCAGCGGTGGCGGGGTGGGGCGCCGGTGGCCGAAGCGGGTGGGGTTGGCCGCGTAGGCCGCTGCCAGGGTCGCGGCCCGCTGGGCGCGGACCTCACCGGCGGTGCCGTGGTGCACCGAGGCCGGGGTGTGCAGCCCGAGCCCGGAGTGGCGGTGGTCGTGGTTGTAGTAGGCGAAGAACGCCTCGCAGAACGCGCGGGCGTCGGCCAGGCAGCCGAACCGGTCGGGGAAGACCGGGGCGTACTTCAGCGTCTTGAACGCCGACTCGCTGAACGGGTTGTCGTTGGAGACGTGCGGCCGGGAGTGGGAGCGGGCCACGCCGAGGTCGACCAGCAGCTGGGCGACCGGCTTGGAGGTCATTGAGGTGCCGCGGTCGGCGTGCACGCTGCCCGGAGCGCCGTGCACGGCGACCGCGTCGGCGATCAGGGCCTTGGCGATGTCGGCGTCCTCGCGGGCGGCGACGGTCCAGCCCACGACGTAGCGGGAGAAGATGTCGAGCACGACGTAGAGGTCGTAGTAGACGCCGCGCTGCGGTCCGCGCAGCTTGGTGATGTCCCAGCTCCACACCTGCCCTGGCGCGGTGGCCAGCAGCTCGGGCTTGGCCCGCGGCGGATGGGTGGCCTGCCGGCGCCGCTCCCGGGACTGCCCGGCCGTGCGCAGCAGCCGGTGCATGGTCGACATCGAGCACAGGTAGCTGCCCTCGTCCAGCAGCGTCGCCCAGCACTGGGCCACGGACTTGTCGGCGAACCGGGCGCTGTTGAGCGTGGCCAGCACCTGCTCCCGCTCGGCGTCGGTGAGCGCGTTCGGCGGTGCCGACCGCGGCGGCTTGTCCTGCCGGGGCGCCGGTGGAATCTGGGCGCGGTAGTGCGTTGCGCGTGACCAGCCCAGCAGCGCACACGCCTGCGTGGTCGAGGTGTGCGCGGCCAGCTCGGCCACCGCTGGGGCGATCACTTCTTCGACGGCTTGTCGGTGTCCGCGCTCTCGGAGAGCAGTTCCAAGAGCGCGTGTGCTTTTCCCACAACGTCCAGGGCGGCCTTGGTCTTGGCCAGCTCGGCCTCGGCCCGCTCCGCGCGGGCCCGCAGCCGCTCGAGCTCGACCTGCTCCGGCGTTCGCTTGGCCGGCCGCGGGCGGCTCTCCAGCCCGGCCAGGGCGCCGGCGTCGCGGGCGCGGCGCCACTCGACCAGGTGCGAGGAGTACAGGCCTTCCCGGCGCAGCAGCGCGCCCCGCTGGCCGGGCTCGGTGGCGTCGTACTCGGCCAGGATCTGCAGCTTGTACTCGGCGGTGAAGGAACGCCGCCGGGGACGCTCGGCTCGAGGACTCACCTGTCCATCGTCGGTCACTGGCGCAGCGGAAAGGTCTGCCGTCGTCATCGTCATCGTGATCAACCTGTCTCGCCCTGTGCGGAGGGAGAAAGAACTACCCGAGGTGTCTCACGTCAGCCTGACGCACAGGGCACCGCCGACCGCATGAACCACCTGTGGACGCACGGCTCCGACATCGACCGCTACCTGTACTGACTCTTCTTACTTGAGGTGGGGGCTGGTGTGCCCGCCGCCGATCAGGAGCATGCGTAGCCGGTAGTTGTCCCGGTTGGGGAACCTCGGGTCCGGTGATGACGGCGCCACGTCACCGAAGGCATCGGGTGACGGCTGTCCACGCAAGACCCGCCCGGTGGCCGGTCCCGCACAGGTGCGGTGAATTCCAGCGGTCGACGCAACGCGAGCCCGTGTTGATCTTCGTTGCAGAGCCTAGCCGTGTGACGGTGGGAGGGAAGGGCTTCGCATTTCGGCGCGGAAGCGGGCGGCTGGGGTGTCGTAGTTCAGGCCTTTGCGGGGGCGGGTGTTCAGTTCGTGCATGACCGCGGCGACGTGGGCGTCGGTGTGCACGGACAGGTCGGTGCCTTTGGGGAAGTACTGGCGCAGGAGGCCGTTGTAGTTCTCGTTCGCGCCGCGCTGCCAGGGGCTGCAGCGCTCGGCGAAGTAGATCGCCACGCCGGTGGCTCGGGCCAGCTCGCGGTGTCGGGCCATCTCCACGCCCTGGTCCCAGGTCAGGGTGCGTTTCATGTGCGCGGGCAGGGGCGCGAACGCGGCGGTGGCGGCGGCGTTGACCGTCTCGGCGGTGTGATCGACCGGCAGGTTGATCACGATGCCGTACTGGGTGGTGCGTTCGCGCAGGGTCATCATCGCTGAGGCGCACCCCACGCCGAGGATGAGATCGCCTTCCCAGTGCCCGGCCTGCTGTTTGGTCTCCACCTCGGCTGGCCGCTGGTCGATCATGGTCATGTCGCGGACGGCGGCGCCGTGCCCGGATCGGGTCAGCCAGCGGGACTTGCGGATCCGCCGGCCGGTGCGCAGCTTGCGGCAGTAGCGCTTGTGCAGTCCCTGGCCGCCGGGCACCAGCAGCGCCCGGTAGATCGTCTCCGGGCACAGCCACATCGTCGGGTCGGTCGGGTAGGTGCGGCGCAGCCAGCCGCTGATCTCATCGGGTGACCAGCACCGGTTGAGCTTGCGCTGCACGAGCGTGCGCAGCCTCGGGTGGGCGATTAGCTTGTGCTGTCGGGGCCGGCGGCGCTGCTGGGCCGCGACGTGATCGGCGTGGTGGGGCAGGTAGCGGCCGTGCTCGTCGCGGTGTCGGTCCAGCTCCCGTTTGATCGTCGAGGGGTAGCGGCCCAGCTCGGCGGCGATCACCCGGATCGAGTAGTCCAGCCGCAGCAGGTCGGCGATCTGCAGCCGTTCGCGCAGCGACAGGTAGCGGCTTGAGCGCTCGGTGGGCCGGGACGGCGGGGCGGTCTGCTGGTGGCGGCGGGCGCGGATGCGTGCGCCGGTTTTCCTGTGCACGCCCAGGATCGTGGAGGCGGCGGTGTTGCTCAGCCCGGCACGCATCAGCTCCCAGTAGCGCGTGTCGCGCGCCAGCACGTCCGAGCGCGGTGCCCGCCGGCGGGTGAGTTCCTCGGCATGGCGTGCCGAGGTGCGAAGCGCACGCCGCTCAAGAGCCTCCCGCTCCCGGCGGGCGTGCTCATCGGCGCGGCGCCGTTGGTCCTCCCACTGCCTGGCCAGGGGCGTCGGTATCCGCAGCCGCAGCGCGGCGGCCCGCGCGGTCAGGCCCTGCTTGCGCAGCTGCCCGTAGCGGCCGCGCCACCACCGATAGCCCGTCGAACGACCCACCCCGGCGGCTCGAGTTGCCGCGCCGATCGAGTCGCCGCCTGCGAAGCGGCGCCAGAAGGCGTCCTCGACCCCGGCGTCGACGGCCAGGTGATGCCGCCCGCGGGGGCCCGGTCGCTGCCGTTCCCAGTCGACCATAAGTGGGGAGCAGTAGCCCAGCTCGGCCGCGGCCTGCTCGACGCTGAGGCCCTCGTCCCGCAGCGCGAGGAACGCCTCCCGCAGCCACCGGTAGCCAGTCTCCTTGCCGATCCCGGCGGCGCGGGCGGACGGTTTGAGACCCCGCCCCTCCTTGACCGCCGCCAGGAACCGGATACCAGCAGCGGAATCCCGTCGCGCATGCACCAATGACCGCCTTCAAAGAAGGCGTTGCGTCGACCGATAGAACCTGGGGTGCCCCAACCGGGACACCCCTGGGCCGAGTCTGACCCGCAGATATAGGACGCTATCTGAGGGTCCTTGTCCCACCCCGCGGCTAGCGTCGGGGCGTGACCGTGGACGACGAGGGGAAGTCCGCCGAGGACTGGCGGGTGGTCATCCGGCGCC encodes the following:
- a CDS encoding helix-turn-helix transcriptional regulator produces the protein MPDPTAEHEPELLTITEAADVLRAPVATLRYWRHLGTGPNSFRLGRRVLYRRADLRSWIDAQADQSTRR
- a CDS encoding IS30 family transposase; the encoded protein is MHARRDSAAGIRFLAAVKEGRGLKPSARAAGIGKETGYRWLREAFLALRDEGLSVEQAAAELGYCSPLMVDWERQRPGPRGRHHLAVDAGVEDAFWRRFAGGDSIGAATRAAGVGRSTGYRWWRGRYGQLRKQGLTARAAALRLRIPTPLARQWEDQRRRADEHARREREALERRALRTSARHAEELTRRRAPRSDVLARDTRYWELMRAGLSNTAASTILGVHRKTGARIRARRHQQTAPPSRPTERSSRYLSLRERLQIADLLRLDYSIRVIAAELGRYPSTIKRELDRHRDEHGRYLPHHADHVAAQQRRRPRQHKLIAHPRLRTLVQRKLNRCWSPDEISGWLRRTYPTDPTMWLCPETIYRALLVPGGQGLHKRYCRKLRTGRRIRKSRWLTRSGHGAAVRDMTMIDQRPAEVETKQQAGHWEGDLILGVGCASAMMTLRERTTQYGIVINLPVDHTAETVNAAATAAFAPLPAHMKRTLTWDQGVEMARHRELARATGVAIYFAERCSPWQRGANENYNGLLRQYFPKGTDLSVHTDAHVAAVMHELNTRPRKGLNYDTPAARFRAEMRSPSLPPSHG
- a CDS encoding tyrosine-type recombinase/integrase; its protein translation is MTTTISSTRSSAANGTGSRGSRSRRSKLSPAQREAADAARAARIAALHDQIGEQVEALTADPQWRAMLDAAAKFHTYSLGNQLLIGLQAARLGISPTRVAGFGTWKALGRSVLKGSTGLAVLAPCTYTPKKASADLAAPAPGAAGEPSGGDADRPAGARVLRGFRVAHVFDISQTEGDPLPDIVPELLTGDAPAALWDALASQIAGHGYTLTREDCGQANGLSDPAARTVRVRPDVADAQAVKTLAHDLLTAPSRVGERARPVRAQRTRRRGFGCDHPGWLAAALSPPMWGGAAVARAGECDPSRDVTGLTVAAVGGIRVSDELPGVAVLDAAGVPVPAIADYLCSLLASGAATGSVRSYALALLRWWRFLAAVELGWQRASRVEARDFVLWMRLAATTAGGATRAGRVGERVGYAPATINHNLAVLRGFYADRMAAGDGPVVNPVPEAVGRGGQRVGAHANPMAPPERHRRAPLRQKTPARLPRSLPDHLFDTLFAAMRSDRDRALLALYVSTGARASELLGVSVDRVDVGAQRIGVHRKGSGRLQWLPGSADAFVWLRLYQQRQDRPAGQQALWLTRRAPHRPLTYSAMRRVLQRANEELGTGWTLHDLRHTAAFRMAEDPRLTLTDVQWVLGHAQLATTQIYLRPREDAVVARVLEHHRARGDRPARQPAAPPSGGYRPDSLRELLGQARDAR